From Aliarcobacter butzleri, the proteins below share one genomic window:
- a CDS encoding NADH-quinone oxidoreductase subunit B, which produces MGLGVESKLGDSIVTTRLDHAVNWGRSYSLWPMAFGTACCGIEFMAVAGAKYDVSRFGAEVVRFSPRQADLLIVAGTISYKQAPILKKIYEQMCEPKWVISMGACACSGGFYDNYTTVQGIDEIIPVDEYVAGCPPRPEAVLDAIMRIQEKAKTESIIKDRVKEYKGFLDA; this is translated from the coding sequence ATGGGATTAGGAGTTGAGTCAAAATTAGGTGATTCTATTGTTACAACTAGACTTGATCATGCTGTAAACTGGGGAAGATCTTATTCTTTATGGCCAATGGCATTTGGAACAGCCTGTTGTGGTATTGAGTTCATGGCAGTTGCTGGTGCAAAATATGACGTTTCAAGATTTGGAGCAGAAGTTGTAAGATTTTCTCCAAGACAAGCTGATTTATTGATTGTTGCTGGAACAATTTCATATAAACAAGCACCTATTTTGAAAAAAATTTATGAACAGATGTGTGAACCAAAGTGGGTTATCTCTATGGGAGCATGTGCCTGTTCTGGTGGTTTTTATGATAACTATACAACAGTTCAAGGAATTGATGAAATTATTCCTGTTGATGAGTATGTAGCAGGTTGTCCTCCTCGTCCTGAAGCTGTTCTTGATGCTATTATGAGAATACAAGAAAAAGCAAAAACAGAATCAATTATAAAAGATAGAGTAAAAGAGTATAAAGGATTTTTAGATGCTTAA
- a CDS encoding NADH-quinone oxidoreductase subunit A: MSTELILASTIFIAIALVLASVFVLTKFIGPRNENSEMKNSVYESGITTPIGTTNIRFSIKFYLVAISFLLFDVEIIFMFPWAINVVELGYAGLFKMFVFMGLLFAGLIYIYKKKALSWD; the protein is encoded by the coding sequence ATGTCAACGGAATTAATATTAGCTTCCACAATTTTCATTGCAATAGCACTAGTTCTTGCTAGCGTATTTGTTTTAACAAAATTTATTGGTCCAAGAAATGAAAACTCTGAAATGAAAAACAGTGTTTATGAAAGTGGTATTACAACTCCAATAGGAACTACTAATATCAGATTTTCAATAAAATTTTATTTAGTTGCAATTTCATTTTTACTATTTGACGTAGAGATTATTTTTATGTTTCCATGGGCAATAAATGTTGTAGAATTAGGATATGCAGGATTGTTTAAAATGTTTGTTTTCATGGGATTACTATTTGCAGGATTAATTTATATTTATAAGAAAAAGGCTTTATCATGGGATTAG
- a CDS encoding MalY/PatB family protein: MIYNFDEETNRKNTNCAKYDGLKKYFGYEDLNPLWVADMDFKTPSFINDAIVKAASNSLYGYSVDTPELYASIINWQKNEHDWEIEQKDIFMINGVVPAYSACIEAFSEVGDEVIVQTPIYPPLFKCVKANERKLVINELKKDENGYYTMDLEDLEKKITSKTKILALCSPHNPVGRVWSKEELEKLANICIKHNITIVSDEIHSDITFKKFTPLASISKEIANQTITLNSAGKTFNIAGLNCAYAVCKNTEILEKFKKVAIKREINSINFFGYVSTRAAYENGSAFVKELKAYLMNNIIFTKDFFEKNSLNIDFFIPEATYLLWLDFSKTGLSHLEIKNILLTKSKIALNDGVSFGSNGNKFFRLNTALSKKALNIALNQFVKNFSK; this comes from the coding sequence ATGATTTACAATTTTGATGAAGAAACAAATAGAAAAAATACGAATTGTGCAAAATATGATGGTTTAAAAAAATATTTTGGTTATGAGGATTTAAATCCTCTTTGGGTTGCAGATATGGATTTTAAAACTCCCTCATTTATAAATGATGCCATTGTAAAAGCAGCTTCTAACTCTTTATATGGTTATAGTGTCGATACGCCTGAACTTTATGCTTCAATTATAAATTGGCAAAAAAATGAACACGATTGGGAAATTGAACAAAAAGATATTTTTATGATAAATGGGGTAGTTCCAGCTTATAGTGCTTGTATTGAAGCATTCAGTGAAGTTGGTGATGAAGTTATTGTTCAAACTCCAATTTATCCACCACTTTTCAAATGTGTTAAAGCAAATGAAAGAAAATTAGTTATAAATGAACTAAAAAAAGATGAAAATGGTTATTACACTATGGATTTAGAAGATTTAGAAAAAAAGATAACTTCTAAAACAAAAATTCTAGCACTTTGTTCTCCTCACAATCCAGTTGGTCGTGTTTGGAGTAAAGAGGAACTTGAAAAATTAGCAAATATTTGTATCAAACATAATATCACAATAGTTTCAGATGAAATTCACAGTGATATTACTTTTAAAAAATTTACTCCTCTTGCTTCAATTTCAAAAGAGATAGCAAATCAAACAATAACACTTAATAGTGCTGGAAAAACTTTTAATATAGCTGGACTTAATTGTGCTTATGCAGTATGTAAAAATACAGAAATCTTAGAAAAATTTAAAAAAGTTGCAATCAAAAGAGAGATAAATTCAATAAACTTTTTTGGTTATGTTTCAACAAGAGCAGCTTATGAAAACGGTTCAGCTTTTGTAAAAGAACTAAAAGCTTATCTTATGAATAATATAATTTTTACAAAAGATTTTTTTGAAAAAAATAGTTTAAATATTGATTTTTTTATCCCAGAAGCAACATATTTATTATGGTTGGATTTTTCAAAAACAGGACTTTCTCATCTTGAAATAAAAAATATCTTGCTAACAAAATCTAAAATTGCTTTAAATGATGGTGTTTCTTTTGGTAGCAACGGAAATAAGTTTTTTAGATTGAATACAGCTTTGAGTAAAAAGGCTTTAAATATAGCTTTAAATCAATTTGTAAAAAATTTTTCAAAATAG
- a CDS encoding menaquinone biosynthesis decarboxylase: MKKAIELLKKNDLLRVIDDELDIYLEIPHVAYIEVKKEDSKALLFTNVVDKKSNKKFDIPVLMNVFCNEKAVKLFIGDGDKIGAEIESLLKMKPPSTFSEKLSTFGKLFALKNVVPKRLKGKGECQEVIKLGTDAKLSDLPILTTWEQDGGPFITMGQVYTTSLNGELKNLGMYRLQVYDDQTLGMHWQIHKDSNHFFHEYKKAGKKMPVSIGIGGDPMYIWCGQAPLPIGIFELMLYGFVKNKNAQLVKSITNDIYVPKDNDFIIEGFVDPSKMRIEGPFGDHTGYYTLEEEYPFMEVSAITSKKNPTYLATVVGKPPLEDKYMGFATERIFLPLLKTTAPDLIDYYMPENGVFHNLIIAKIKTLYPGHASQMMHAFWGVGQMSFVKHAIFVNDDAPELTNHEEIIKYILNRINIEDMLISKGVVDALDHSSPKFAIGGKLGLDCTGDEVKELGITLLEDDELLQKMQNISNEVKDLKQYFKDTKNPICVISIDKTKNQKYLFEELKPLFSHIKILIIVDSAKNDVNNPYMLVWRVANNIDSNRDIFIDGHTIGVDATDKNSFDNFNRRWPDDVDCTKSVLDSLRERKIIDVSDEFINKFYL; encoded by the coding sequence ATGAAAAAAGCAATAGAACTATTGAAAAAAAATGATTTACTAAGAGTTATTGATGATGAGTTAGATATATATTTGGAAATTCCTCATGTTGCATATATCGAAGTAAAAAAGGAAGATTCAAAAGCTTTATTATTTACAAATGTTGTTGATAAAAAGAGTAATAAAAAGTTTGATATCCCTGTTTTAATGAATGTATTTTGTAATGAAAAAGCTGTAAAACTTTTCATTGGAGATGGAGATAAAATAGGTGCTGAAATAGAAAGTTTACTTAAAATGAAACCACCTTCAACATTTAGTGAGAAGTTATCTACTTTTGGAAAGTTATTTGCTTTAAAAAATGTAGTTCCAAAAAGATTAAAAGGAAAAGGTGAGTGTCAAGAAGTTATAAAACTTGGGACGGATGCTAAACTTTCTGATTTACCAATACTTACAACTTGGGAACAAGATGGAGGACCATTTATAACAATGGGGCAAGTTTATACAACTTCTTTAAATGGCGAATTAAAAAATCTTGGAATGTATAGACTTCAAGTTTATGATGACCAAACTTTAGGAATGCATTGGCAAATTCATAAAGATTCAAATCACTTTTTTCATGAGTACAAAAAAGCTGGTAAAAAAATGCCAGTATCTATTGGAATAGGTGGAGATCCTATGTATATTTGGTGTGGACAAGCTCCCCTTCCAATAGGAATTTTTGAACTTATGCTTTATGGTTTTGTAAAAAATAAAAATGCCCAACTTGTAAAATCAATTACAAATGATATTTATGTTCCAAAAGATAATGATTTTATTATTGAAGGTTTTGTTGACCCATCAAAAATGAGAATTGAAGGACCTTTTGGAGATCATACTGGATATTATACTCTTGAAGAAGAGTATCCTTTTATGGAAGTTTCGGCAATCACAAGTAAGAAAAATCCTACATATTTAGCAACTGTTGTTGGAAAACCACCTTTGGAAGATAAATATATGGGATTTGCAACAGAAAGAATTTTCTTGCCGTTACTTAAAACAACTGCACCTGATTTGATTGATTATTATATGCCAGAAAATGGAGTATTTCACAATCTAATTATTGCAAAAATAAAAACACTTTATCCTGGACATGCAAGTCAAATGATGCATGCATTTTGGGGAGTAGGGCAGATGAGTTTTGTTAAACATGCGATTTTTGTAAATGATGATGCACCTGAACTAACTAACCATGAAGAGATAATAAAATATATTTTAAATAGAATAAATATTGAAGATATGTTAATCTCAAAAGGTGTTGTTGATGCACTTGACCACTCATCTCCAAAATTTGCAATTGGTGGAAAACTAGGACTTGATTGTACAGGTGATGAAGTTAAAGAACTTGGAATTACACTTTTAGAAGATGATGAATTGCTTCAAAAAATGCAAAATATTTCAAATGAAGTAAAAGATTTAAAACAATATTTCAAAGATACAAAAAATCCAATTTGCGTTATAAGTATAGATAAAACTAAAAATCAAAAATATCTTTTTGAAGAGTTAAAACCTCTTTTTTCACATATAAAAATTTTAATCATTGTTGATAGTGCAAAAAATGATGTAAATAATCCTTATATGCTTGTTTGGAGAGTTGCTAATAATATTGATTCAAATAGAGATATTTTTATAGATGGACATACTATTGGAGTTGATGCAACAGATAAAAATAGTTTTGATAATTTCAATAGAAGATGGCCTGATGATGTTGATTGTACTAAAAGTGTTCTTGACTCTTTAAGAGAAAGAAAAATTATTGATGTAAGTGATGAGTTTATAAATAAATTTTATTTATAA
- a CDS encoding threonine/serine exporter family protein, which yields MDFVLKLIVEGLFASFAAVGFAIVFNVPKETLKYCAIGGAIAYDVRTVLLNLNLGIELSTFLASTIVGIIALYWSRKYLIPRPVYTVASIIPIIPGTFAFSAMISLVDMNTHGVTPELIQVFLYNGLKAVAILGAITFGLALPSLYFMRFNRPII from the coding sequence ATGGATTTTGTTTTAAAATTAATCGTAGAAGGTTTGTTTGCAAGTTTTGCTGCAGTTGGATTTGCAATAGTTTTTAATGTTCCAAAAGAGACTTTAAAATATTGTGCCATTGGTGGAGCAATTGCTTATGATGTTAGAACAGTTTTGTTAAATCTAAATTTAGGAATAGAATTATCTACTTTTTTAGCTTCAACTATCGTAGGAATTATTGCACTTTATTGGTCAAGAAAATATCTTATCCCAAGGCCTGTTTATACAGTTGCTTCAATTATTCCAATAATTCCAGGAACTTTTGCCTTTAGTGCGATGATTAGCCTAGTTGATATGAATACTCATGGTGTAACGCCAGAATTAATTCAAGTTTTTTTATATAATGGATTAAAAGCTGTAGCAATTTTAGGAGCTATCACATTTGGATTAGCGCTACCTTCTTTATATTTTATGAGATTTAATAGACCTATAATTTAG
- a CDS encoding threonine/serine exporter family protein, producing the protein MEKLSYQEQTIITRGIIKSAVLMSEYGAESILIEQTAQRLGRALGVDSVEISMIPSAIVLTTLNNGQSVTTTRRVHHKPINMSIVCQIQKIVLNMEKNEHDINYLYTILKNLEPNYYNRWLVIFVVALACGSFAHLQGSDWGAFFITCLAAGTAMFVRQELSKKRFVMIITFGVTAFVATLIASISQLDGISQTPHIALASSVLLLAPGFAFVNSFLDSLKGYLMMGWGRWMEGFLLTIATSLGIILAMAVLNIKGW; encoded by the coding sequence ATGGAAAAACTATCTTATCAAGAACAAACTATAATCACAAGAGGTATTATAAAATCTGCTGTTTTAATGAGTGAATATGGTGCTGAAAGTATTTTAATAGAACAAACAGCTCAAAGACTAGGTCGTGCTTTAGGAGTTGATTCTGTTGAAATTTCAATGATTCCTTCAGCTATTGTTTTAACAACTTTAAATAATGGACAATCCGTTACAACAACAAGAAGAGTTCATCATAAACCAATAAATATGTCAATAGTATGCCAAATACAAAAAATCGTACTTAATATGGAAAAAAATGAACACGATATAAACTATCTTTACACTATTTTAAAAAATTTAGAACCAAACTATTACAATAGATGGTTGGTTATTTTTGTAGTTGCTTTAGCTTGTGGTTCATTTGCACATTTACAAGGTTCTGATTGGGGTGCTTTTTTTATCACTTGTTTGGCAGCTGGAACAGCTATGTTTGTAAGACAAGAGTTATCAAAAAAAAGATTCGTTATGATTATTACCTTTGGAGTTACTGCGTTTGTAGCAACTTTAATTGCAAGTATTTCCCAGTTAGATGGCATTAGCCAAACTCCACATATTGCTTTAGCTTCAAGTGTTTTATTACTTGCTCCTGGATTTGCCTTTGTAAACTCATTTTTAGACTCACTAAAAGGTTATTTGATGATGGGTTGGGGACGATGGATGGAAGGTTTTTTATTAACTATTGCTACATCTCTTGGAATTATTTTAGCAATGGCTGTTTTAAATATAAAAGGTTGGTAA
- a CDS encoding type III pantothenate kinase translates to MIGVLELILCDIGNTTFHFLINGKHKKYFLDEKVPKFDEEIYFVSVNEKASKKLLKKNPKAKDIKEILNFETKYQGLGIDRKIACSFQKDVIVVDAGSAITVDIMENDEHKGGFILLGVQSFINAYPKISKKLKFDFEKNINLDKIPLRTFDAIQYAMLKSIILPIKEVSLNKKIIFTGGDGEFLSKYFENSIYKKDLIFENMKRIIDANNCIA, encoded by the coding sequence ATGATTGGAGTGTTAGAGTTGATTTTATGTGATATAGGAAATACAACTTTTCACTTTTTGATAAATGGAAAACATAAAAAATATTTTTTAGATGAAAAAGTTCCAAAGTTTGATGAGGAAATATATTTTGTATCTGTAAATGAAAAAGCTTCTAAAAAATTACTTAAAAAAAATCCAAAAGCAAAAGATATAAAAGAGATTTTAAATTTTGAAACAAAATATCAAGGTTTAGGAATTGATAGAAAAATTGCTTGTAGTTTTCAAAAAGATGTAATAGTTGTTGATGCAGGAAGTGCAATAACAGTTGATATTATGGAAAATGATGAACACAAAGGAGGATTTATACTTCTTGGAGTTCAAAGTTTTATAAATGCTTATCCTAAAATATCAAAAAAATTAAAATTTGATTTTGAAAAAAATATAAATTTAGATAAAATACCGCTTCGTACGTTTGATGCTATACAATATGCTATGCTAAAATCTATCATTTTACCTATAAAAGAAGTAAGTTTAAATAAGAAGATAATATTTACAGGTGGAGATGGAGAGTTTTTAAGTAAATATTTTGAAAATAGTATTTATAAAAAAGATTTAATATTTGAAAATATGAAAAGGATAATTGATGCTAACAATTGCATTGCCTAA
- the hisG gene encoding ATP phosphoribosyltransferase — protein sequence MLTIALPKGRIADETLDRFEKAFGEKFVFEDRKLILKKSGFTFLNVRNQDVPTYVMHGAADLGVVGLDVLEEKEYDLIKLLDLKLGRCKVAFGLRAGEKLNFDKSKITIATKHEKIAKKYFEEKAMAVEIIKLYGSIELAPLVGLCDCIVDIVETGETMKQNGLEVGPTIMESSAHLISNKNSFYAKKDLILDLKEKIEVFL from the coding sequence ATGCTAACAATTGCATTGCCTAAAGGAAGAATTGCAGATGAGACACTTGATAGATTTGAAAAAGCTTTTGGTGAAAAGTTTGTTTTTGAAGATAGAAAATTAATATTAAAGAAAAGTGGATTTACTTTTTTAAATGTAAGAAATCAAGATGTTCCAACTTATGTGATGCATGGTGCTGCTGATTTAGGTGTTGTTGGGCTTGATGTTTTAGAAGAAAAAGAGTATGACTTAATCAAACTTTTGGATTTAAAATTGGGTCGTTGTAAAGTTGCTTTTGGACTTAGAGCTGGTGAAAAACTAAATTTTGATAAAAGTAAAATTACAATTGCTACAAAACATGAAAAAATAGCTAAAAAATATTTTGAAGAAAAAGCAATGGCTGTTGAGATTATAAAACTTTATGGTTCTATCGAACTTGCACCTTTGGTTGGACTTTGTGATTGTATTGTTGATATTGTTGAAACAGGTGAAACTATGAAACAAAACGGGCTTGAAGTAGGACCAACTATTATGGAAAGTAGCGCTCACTTAATATCAAACAAAAACTCTTTTTATGCAAAAAAAGATTTGATTTTAGATTTAAAAGAAAAAATAGAAGTGTTTTTATAA